A genomic stretch from Bradyrhizobium quebecense includes:
- a CDS encoding TetR/AcrR family transcriptional regulator yields MSTAREDLLAAGLAVFDRDGFEGATVAEIRSRARASNGSFFHFFTSKKQLAGTLFLEILQTYHAAIITAVNDTHGAGEGVARLIRAHLDWVVTFRREARFLFEISRSEWSEEVRGAQRTENSRLTDGIERWRAPLLARGELLPMSATLFFSQIIGPAQVFCRAYLSGRHPGDPREQVETLIACAIRAVVAPGAQERAGGTS; encoded by the coding sequence GTGAGTACGGCACGCGAAGATCTCCTGGCGGCGGGACTGGCAGTGTTCGACCGCGACGGGTTCGAGGGTGCGACGGTGGCCGAGATCCGCTCCCGCGCCCGTGCGTCCAACGGCAGCTTCTTTCATTTCTTCACCTCGAAGAAGCAGCTCGCCGGAACCCTGTTCCTGGAGATCCTGCAGACCTATCACGCCGCGATCATCACCGCGGTCAACGATACGCACGGCGCCGGCGAGGGCGTTGCGCGGCTGATCCGCGCCCATCTCGATTGGGTCGTGACCTTCAGGCGCGAGGCGCGCTTCCTGTTCGAGATTTCGCGCAGCGAGTGGAGCGAGGAGGTGCGCGGCGCGCAGCGCACCGAGAACTCGCGGCTCACTGATGGCATCGAGCGCTGGCGCGCGCCGCTGCTCGCGCGCGGCGAGCTGCTGCCGATGAGCGCGACACTGTTCTTCAGCCAGATCATCGGGCCGGCGCAGGTCTTTTGCCGCGCCTATCTGTCGGGCCGCCATCCGGGTGATCCGCGCGAACAGGTCGAGACGCTGATCGCCTGCGCGATCCGCGCGGTGGTGGCGCCGGGTGCGCAGGAGCGAGCAGGAGGGACGTCATGA
- the rplI gene encoding 50S ribosomal protein L9 produces MEVILLERVAKLGQMGEVVRVKDGFARNFLLKRGKALRATEANRAKYDGMKAELEANNIKAKGEAAVVAEKIDGRDIIIIRQASESGQLFGSVTVRDIVTALAADGVTVARPQVWLDSPIKVIGAQKVTIAVHPEVETSVTVTVARSAEEAERIKRGEDISTRQEDQDAAAEALAAAGEFFDPEAQHDDEAAPAPAAEEK; encoded by the coding sequence ATGGAAGTCATTCTGCTGGAACGCGTTGCCAAGCTTGGCCAGATGGGCGAAGTCGTGCGCGTCAAGGACGGGTTCGCCCGCAATTTCCTGCTGAAGCGCGGCAAGGCGCTGCGCGCCACCGAGGCGAACCGCGCCAAGTATGACGGCATGAAGGCCGAGCTCGAGGCCAACAACATCAAGGCCAAGGGTGAGGCCGCCGTGGTCGCCGAGAAGATCGACGGCCGCGACATCATCATCATCCGCCAGGCCTCCGAGTCCGGCCAGCTGTTCGGCTCGGTCACGGTGCGCGACATCGTCACCGCACTCGCCGCCGACGGCGTGACGGTTGCCCGTCCGCAGGTCTGGCTCGACTCGCCGATCAAGGTGATCGGCGCGCAGAAGGTGACCATCGCCGTCCACCCTGAGGTCGAGACCAGCGTCACCGTGACGGTCGCCCGCTCCGCCGAAGAGGCCGAGCGCATCAAGCGCGGCGAGGACATCTCGACCCGCCAGGAAGACCAGGACGCCGCCGCCGAGGCGCTCGCCGCCGCCGGCGAATTCTTCGATCCGGAAGCCCAGCACGACGACGAAGCCGCGCCGGCTCCGGCTGCCGAAGAGAAGTAA
- a CDS encoding PaaI family thioesterase produces MSEIDPDFAPIATRIRDNVGRQGFMGLVGAEVAELSRGACTLAVDRRPELLQQHGLFHGGVTAFLVDNATTIAAATSRGQPALTAEYKLNLLSPASGDRLICRARVIKPGRQVAVVAADVFCVIDGKEKHTATALASIAMLDDQAAARIQSPA; encoded by the coding sequence ATGAGCGAGATCGATCCGGACTTTGCGCCGATTGCGACGCGAATTCGCGACAATGTCGGCCGTCAGGGCTTCATGGGTCTTGTCGGTGCTGAAGTGGCCGAGCTGTCGCGCGGCGCGTGCACGCTCGCGGTCGACCGGCGGCCTGAGCTGTTGCAGCAGCACGGCCTGTTTCACGGCGGGGTGACGGCGTTCCTGGTCGACAACGCCACCACGATTGCGGCGGCGACGTCGCGTGGCCAGCCGGCGCTGACGGCCGAGTACAAGCTGAACCTGCTGTCGCCGGCATCGGGCGATCGCCTGATCTGCCGGGCGCGCGTGATCAAGCCCGGGCGTCAGGTCGCCGTCGTCGCAGCCGACGTGTTCTGCGTCATCGACGGCAAGGAGAAGCACACCGCGACGGCGCTCGCGTCGATCGCGATGCTCGACGATCAGGCGGCGGCACGAATCCAAAGCCCGGCCTGA